In a genomic window of Caloenas nicobarica isolate bCalNic1 chromosome 1, bCalNic1.hap1, whole genome shotgun sequence:
- the LOC135995288 gene encoding olfactory receptor 2A2-like isoform X2, protein MQNETSVTEFILLGFSSNPALRLCLFSLFSVLYSATLMGNTLVFVLICLDYRLHSPMYFFLCHLSVVDICYASNNVPHMLRNLLGQGRTISFAGCGTQIHLYLIFALTECILLAVMSYDRYVAICHPLRYALIMNRRVCLTLAAVSWAFGFIFGTLQASLALHLPFCGPCEVDHFFCEILAVLQLACTDTTANKILIFAVCVCFLLFPLALILISYLHILSTILPIHSVAGWHKTFSTCGSHLTVVSLFYGNAIFMYMWPGSSNSPGMEKVLSLFYSLVSPSLNPLIYTLRNKQVKEALLKLQMRKRVFLSM, encoded by the coding sequence ATGCAGAATGAAACATCTGTCACAGAATTCATCCTCCTGGGGTTCTCCAGCAACCCAGCCCTGCGGCTCTGCCTCTTTAGTCTTTTCTCTGTCCTCTATTCTGCCACTCTGATGGGAAACACACTTGTCTTTGTGCTTATCTGCCTGGACTACCGACTCCACAGTCCCATGTATTTCTTCCTCTGCCACCTCTCCGTTGTGGACATCTGCTACGCCTCCAACAATGTCCCCCATATGCTGAGGAACCTCCTTGGACAGGGCAGAACCATCTCCTTTGCTGGGTGTGGGACACAGATACATCTTTATTTAATCTTTGCACTTACAGAGTGCATACTGCTGGCCGTGATGTCTTATGATCGCTATGTGGCAATCTGCCATCCCCTCCGCTATGCCCTCATCATGAACCGACGGGTGTGCCTCACCCTCGCTGCAGTTTCGTGGGCTTTTGGGTTCATATTTGGTACACTACAAGCCTCTCTTGCTTTACACCTGCCTTTCTGTGGTCCCTGTGAGGTTGACCActtcttctgtgaaattcttGCTGTCTTACAGCTGGCCTGCACTGACACTACTGCCAATAAAATCCTGATCTTTGCTGTTTGCGTATGcttcctgctcttccctttAGCCTTAATTCTAATTTCCTACCTGCACATCCTGTCCACCATTCTGCCCATCCACTCTGTAGCAGGATGGCACAAAACCTTCTCCACCTGTGGCTCCCATCTGACCGTGGTGAGTCTGTTTTATGGAAATGCCATCTTTATGTACATGTGGCCTGGGAGCAGCAACTCACCTGGGATGGAGAAAGTACTTTCCCTTTTCTACAGTCTTGTCAGCCCCAGTTTGAACCCGCTGATTTACACTCTGAGGAACAAGCAGGTGAAGGAAGCCTTGCTGAAGCTTCAGATGAGGAAAAGAGTGTTTCTTTCCATGTAG
- the LOC135995288 gene encoding olfactory receptor 2A1/2A42-like isoform X1 has product MGDNETSVTEFILLGFSSNPALRLCLFSLFSVLYSATLMGNTLVFVLICLDYRLHSPMYFFLCHLSVVDICYASNNVPHMLRNLLGQGRTISFAGCGTQIHLYLIFALTECILLAVMSYDRYVAICHPLRYALIMNRRVCLTLAAVSWAFGFIFGTLQASLALHLPFCGPCEVDHFFCEILAVLQLACTDTTANKILIFAVCVCFLLFPLALILISYLHILSTILPIHSVAGWHKTFSTCGSHLTVVSLFYGNAIFMYMWPGSSNSPGMEKVLSLFYSLVSPSLNPLIYTLRNKQVKEALLKLQMRKRVFLSM; this is encoded by the coding sequence AATGAAACATCTGTCACAGAATTCATCCTCCTGGGGTTCTCCAGCAACCCAGCCCTGCGGCTCTGCCTCTTTAGTCTTTTCTCTGTCCTCTATTCTGCCACTCTGATGGGAAACACACTTGTCTTTGTGCTTATCTGCCTGGACTACCGACTCCACAGTCCCATGTATTTCTTCCTCTGCCACCTCTCCGTTGTGGACATCTGCTACGCCTCCAACAATGTCCCCCATATGCTGAGGAACCTCCTTGGACAGGGCAGAACCATCTCCTTTGCTGGGTGTGGGACACAGATACATCTTTATTTAATCTTTGCACTTACAGAGTGCATACTGCTGGCCGTGATGTCTTATGATCGCTATGTGGCAATCTGCCATCCCCTCCGCTATGCCCTCATCATGAACCGACGGGTGTGCCTCACCCTCGCTGCAGTTTCGTGGGCTTTTGGGTTCATATTTGGTACACTACAAGCCTCTCTTGCTTTACACCTGCCTTTCTGTGGTCCCTGTGAGGTTGACCActtcttctgtgaaattcttGCTGTCTTACAGCTGGCCTGCACTGACACTACTGCCAATAAAATCCTGATCTTTGCTGTTTGCGTATGcttcctgctcttccctttAGCCTTAATTCTAATTTCCTACCTGCACATCCTGTCCACCATTCTGCCCATCCACTCTGTAGCAGGATGGCACAAAACCTTCTCCACCTGTGGCTCCCATCTGACCGTGGTGAGTCTGTTTTATGGAAATGCCATCTTTATGTACATGTGGCCTGGGAGCAGCAACTCACCTGGGATGGAGAAAGTACTTTCCCTTTTCTACAGTCTTGTCAGCCCCAGTTTGAACCCGCTGATTTACACTCTGAGGAACAAGCAGGTGAAGGAAGCCTTGCTGAAGCTTCAGATGAGGAAAAGAGTGTTTCTTTCCATGTAG
- the LOC135989032 gene encoding late histone H2A.2.2-like, with the protein MPGQDMESPPVELLKAQQDSAASSMSGEQEVCTVTEQEREPEATCSEEPSKGSEAKAKKSRSSRSSRAGLLFPVSRVDRQLRRGHFAERLGARAPVYLAAVLQCVTRKTMDEAAKISKEKKQQRISPLHLKMAVQKSSVLKKLMRGSMRRQRGKAGPQSQRLASRSRKKATKSTKRCPRQRAAPAPATAVVN; encoded by the exons ATGCCCGGGCAGGATATGGAGTCTCCACCTGTGGAGCTACTCAAAGCCCAACAGGACTCAG CTGCGAGCAGTATGTCCGGAGAACAGGAGGTCTGCACAGTGACTGAGCAGGAGAGGGAGCCCGAAGCGACATGTTCTGAGGAGCCCTCCAAAGGCAGCGAAGCCAAGGCCAAAAAGAGCCGCTCCTCCCGGTCCTCCCGGGCCGGGCTGCTCTTCCCTGTGAGCCGTGTAGACAGGCAGCTGCGCAGAGGCCACTTCGCTGAGCGCCTTGGAGCCAGGGCCCCCGTCTACctggctgcagtgctgcagtgtGTGACACGCAAGACCATGGACGAGGCTGCAAAGATTtccaaggagaaaaagcagcagcgcATTTCTCCATTGCACTTGAAGATGGCGGTGCAAAAGAGCTCTGTGCTCAAGAAGCTCATGCGAGGCAGCATGCGCAGGCAGCGCGGCAAGGCTGGCCCCCAAAGCCAGCGCCTGGCCTCGCGCTCCAGAAAGAAGGCGACCAAGAGTACAAAGAGATGCCCCAGGCAAAGGGCTGCACCCGCCCCTGCCACCGCTGTTGTCAActga